A stretch of Bordetella genomosp. 13 DNA encodes these proteins:
- a CDS encoding glycosyltransferase → MSDKPAKHDLNPVAAPPAVDPRIIPLVIISPVRDEAQYLRLTMDSIVAQTMRPVEWILVDDGSSDATPDIVREYAAKYPFIRLVPRENRGFRKLGGGVVAAFNYGKERILHTDYRYIAKLDGDMSFGPRYIERMMAMFESDPKFAALSGKVYREEDGRYIEESHIEEQVAGQFKLYRREAFEDIGGFVEHLAWDGIDIHQARFKGWRTLSFYDPDAWLWHHRIMGSSDRSIYVGRLRWGRANWYMAYHPLYALAAGINRMREKPLFIGGLLIIAGYLGGALRGLPQFEDRDFRRQLRAWQMRRLRGWLTGR, encoded by the coding sequence ATGAGTGACAAGCCCGCCAAGCACGACCTGAATCCCGTCGCGGCCCCGCCTGCGGTCGATCCCAGGATCATCCCGCTGGTCATCATCTCGCCGGTACGCGACGAGGCGCAGTATCTGCGCCTGACCATGGACTCCATCGTCGCGCAGACCATGCGCCCCGTCGAGTGGATCCTGGTCGACGACGGGTCCTCCGACGCCACGCCGGACATCGTGCGCGAGTACGCGGCCAAGTATCCATTCATCCGCCTGGTGCCGCGCGAGAACCGCGGCTTTCGCAAGCTGGGCGGCGGCGTGGTGGCGGCGTTCAACTACGGCAAGGAACGCATCCTTCACACCGACTATCGCTACATCGCCAAGCTGGACGGCGACATGTCGTTCGGCCCGCGCTACATCGAGCGCATGATGGCCATGTTCGAGTCCGACCCGAAATTCGCGGCCCTGTCCGGCAAGGTCTATCGCGAAGAGGACGGCCGCTACATCGAGGAAAGCCACATCGAGGAACAGGTGGCGGGGCAGTTCAAGCTGTATCGCCGCGAGGCCTTCGAAGATATCGGCGGCTTCGTCGAACACCTTGCGTGGGACGGCATCGACATCCACCAGGCGCGCTTCAAGGGCTGGCGCACGCTCAGCTTCTACGATCCGGACGCCTGGCTGTGGCATCACCGCATCATGGGCTCGTCCGACCGCAGCATCTACGTCGGCCGCCTGCGCTGGGGCCGCGCCAACTGGTACATGGCCTATCACCCGCTGTACGCACTGGCGGCGGGCATCAACCGCATGCGCGAGAAGCCGCTGTTCATCGGCGGACTGCTGATCATCGCCGGATACCTCGGCGGCGCGCTGCGCGGCCTGCCGCAGTTCGAAGACCGCGACTTCCGTCG